Within the Microbacterium sp. 1S1 genome, the region CCCAGGACGGCTGGGCGGGCGTGACGCCGAACTGGCGCTTCACGACCAGTCCGCTCGCGATCGTCGAGCTCACGGTGCGCGGCTCCGATCGCTTCGCGGTGAACGGGTTCGAGGTGGATCGCCGGCAGGTCTCCGCCGCTGGTCCCGCCGCGCAGCCGCTCGAGCCGCTGCCACTGCTCGTGTTCACTCCCGGCATCTACTCCGTCACGGTCGACACCGCCACCGCGGAGTCCAGCGGCCACGGCGTCCTCGCCGACACGCCCCTCGCGATCACGCCGCTCGACGTGCAGACCGAGCCCACCCCGGAGTTCGTGAAGGTCGTTCAGGAGCGCGTCGAGGAATTTCTCACCCAGTGCACGACGCAGGAAGTCCTGCAGCCCACTGCGTGCCCGTTCGGCCTCCGGGTCGAGAACAGGATCGCCGCGCCGCCGAAGTGGTCGATCGCCCAGCAGCCCGACATCATGGTCGCGCCCTCCGATGACGGGCACTGGCAGATCCCGCCCGCCAACGCCGTGGCGCACGTCGAGGTGGAGATCCAGTCCCTGTTCGACGGCTCCGTGGAACCGGTCTCCGAAGACGTCCCGTTCCGCGTGAACGGCTCCATCGCGATCCTGCCCGACGGCTCGGCCTCGATCCGCGTCGGCTCCCCGGACGACCCGGTGAAGTGACGCGGCCGCAGCGTCAGCGGCGCTCGCGCTCCGCGGCACGCTGATCCCGCGCGGCGAGGTCGGCGAGACGGGCGTTGTACTCCTCCAGCTCGGCGTCGCCCGTGCGGTCGGCATGCCGGTCCCGACGGCGCTGGAGCTTGGTGTCGCTGCGACTCCACTGGATCGCCACGGTGATGGCGAGGATCAGCGTCGGGATCTCGCCGATCGACCAGGCGATGCCACCGCCCACGTACTGATCCGTCATCGGGTCGGCGCCCCAGTCGCGGCCCATCGCGCCGAACCAGTCAGCGACCATGAGGCCCTCCTGCATCATGATCGCCATGCCGAAGAACGCGTGCATGGCCATGACCGCGATGAGCGTGATGAGCCGGCCGGGGTAGGGCAGCCGGTACGGCACCGGGTCCGCGCCGATCAGGCTCATCACGAACAGGTAGCCGGAGATCAGGAAGTGGATGACCATCCACTCGTGTCCGAGGTGCTCATACATCGACCAGCGCACGAGATCGGTGAAGTAGAAGGCCCAGAGCGAGACGATGAAGATCGCCGCCGCCACGAACGGATGGGTGACGACTCGGGCGAACGGCGAGTGCACGGCCCACATGATCCACTCACGGCCACCGCGCGTGCCGTCGTCGCGCTTGTGGATCGCGCGCAGCGCGAGGGTGATCGGCGCCCCGGACACCAGGAGCAGCGGGATCGCCATCGACAGCATCATGTGCCCCAGCATGTGCACGCTGAAGAGGTACTCCTGATAGGCGTTGATCGGTCCCCCGGTCACCCACACCAGCATGAGCATGCCGAGCACCCAGAACACGGTGCGGTGGATCGGCCAGCGGTCGCCGCGCACCCGCAGCCGGCGGACGCCCGCGAGATAGAGGAACAGTCCGAAGCCCGCCGCCACGAGCCACAGCACGTCGATGTCCCACGCGGTGAACCACCGCTCCAGCGTGAGCTCCGGCGGCAGGAGCGACCCGGTGAGGATCTGCGCCGGGGTCTGCGCGAACGCCGCGACCTCCCCCGTGGGCGGAGGCGTGCGAGCGAGGGCGGCCGCGGCACCCGAGGCCAGCCCCATGAGCGCCACCTCGCCCAGGACCAGAGCCCAGAACCACCGGGACGCCCTCTCGCCGCTGAGCTTCGGGATCAGGCGGGTGCGGTACCAGGCACCGAGCAGCCCCATCCCGACGAGCAGGACCGCCTTGACGACGACGATGAGACCGTAAGGGGTGGCCCACACCGCCTCCCAGCTCCCCACGGCCACGATCGAGCGCGTGAAGCCGGAGAGCGCCACGACCGCGAAGGCCGCGATGGCGAGGGAGGAGTACCGTCCGACGAGCGCGCCGAGGTCGAGCCCCTGCTGCCCGCGCAGGAGCACCAGCAGGAGCAGCCCGCCGAGCCAGACGGCGGCACCGACCGTGTGCAGGAGGATCGAGTTGACGGCCATGTTGTGGCCGTCGAGGTCGCCCGCGTGCCCCTGCGTCGCGAGCGGCAGGAACGACGCCGCGGCGAGAAGCGCGGTGAGCAGGGTGGGAGTCCACGTCCGCCAGGCGAACGCCAGCACCGTGATGACCGCGCCGAGGACGGTCGTGATGAGCCACGACTGCCCCAGCGGAAGCTCCAGCAGGAAGCGGCCGAGCTGCGAGCCGAACTCGCGCTCGATGCTGAGCTGCGGGTTGAAGGCCGCCATGAAGGAGAAGAAGCCGGCGAGTCCCGAGGAGACCGTGAAGACCGCGGCGCCGATCGAGGCGATGTTGAGAGCGGTGTCGAAGTTCCGCTCTCCCGCCCGCAGCCCGAAGAGCGCCAGCACGAGGGAGCCGAGCATGACCGCGCCCGCGAGGTTCATCACGAGTTTCGCGATCGGAGTGCCCCACAGGACCACGGGCCCCGGGTCCTGCAGCAGCGGCGGGTTGGCCCCTCCGCCGACCAGGAGCGCCCAGGTGAGGGCGACTCCGGCAGCGGCGAGGAGGATGACAATGCCGGCGAGACGATACGCCGACGTCGGGCGCGGGGTCTCGGTACGGGAACTCACCCCTCCAGCCTAGGCGCGCGCAGCAGGGAGAACGCACGAAGGCCGCCCCCGGATCGGAGGCGGCCTTCGAAAGGGTGCGGTCTTACTTGACGGCAGCCTTGAGCTTGGAACCGGCGGTCACCTTGACGCGCTTGCCGGCCGGGATCTTGATCTCGGCGCCGGTCTGCGGGTTGCGGCCCGTGCGGGCGGCGGTGTCGACCTGCTCGAACGAGATCCAGCCCGGGATGGAGACCTTGCTGCCCTTGGCGACAGCGTCGGAGACCGTGGCGAACAGCGAGTCGAGGACACCGGAGACGGTGGCCTGGCTCTGGCCGGTGGCGGAAGCGATGCTCGCGACGAGCTCGGTCTTGGTGATGGACTTGTCAGCCATGTCATCCTCCAGCGACGAAGGACCGTCGCATCGTGTGTGGGTGCGAGGAGCGGCTGCTCCCCGTTGGTCGTGTGACCGCCTCGAATGTACCAACGGCCACCCGGATTTCCGCGTCATTTCGCGGGTTTCGACCGATTTCACGGCGTGTCGCGCCACATTGGCCACTCGCGTCACAGGTTTCGGACGCCGGCTCAGGGGCCGTGCGCGTCGATCACGGCCCTCGCGGTCCCGGGTGAAAGCCGGGGTCACGCGGTCGTCGCCGTCGAGCCCGCGGCGGCTCCCGGCCCGTGAGTCGCCCGAACTCAGGCGCTCGCGCGGGGTTAGGCACTCCCCCACGTGCGCGCCTGATCCGGCGCGACCGCCTGTCTTCCGGACACGCAGAAGGGGCGAGGATCCGAAGATCCTCGCCCCTTCCGTGTCTGGAGACTTACCAGCTCGACTTGGTCACGCCGGGCAGCTCACCACGGTGCGCCATGTCACGGAAGCGGACACGCGAGATGCCGAACTTCGTGAGGACACCACGGGGGCGGCCGTCGATGACGTCGCGCGAACGCACGCGGGCCGGCGACGCGTTGCGCGGCAGCTTCTGCAGGCCGACGCGGGCGGCCTCGCGGGCCTCGTCGGTCGCGTTCGGGTCGACCAGGGTCTTCTTCAGCTCGGCACGACGCTCGGCGTAGCGCTCGACGATGACCTTGCGCTGCTCGTTGCGCGCGATCTTGCTCTTCTTAGCCATGGATCAACGCTCCTCTCGGAATTCGACGTGCTGACGGATGACCGGGTCGTACTTCTTCAGCACGAGGCGGTCGGGGGTGTTGCGGCGGTTCTTCTTGGTCACGTACGTGTAACCCGTACCCGCCGTCGAACGCAGCTTGATGATCGGACGGACGTCCTGAGCCTTCTTGGCCATTAGAGCTTCACACCCTTCGCCTGGAGGTCCTTGACGACGTTCTCGATGCCACGCGCGTCGATCACCTTGATGCCCTTGGCGGACACGTTGAGCGTGATCTTACGACCGAGCGAGGGCACGAAATAGGTCTTCTTCTGCACGTTCGGGTCGAAGCGACGCTTCGTCCGGCGGTGCGAGTGCGAGACGTTGTGACCGAAGCCGGGAACAGCTCCGGTCACCTGGCACACTGCTGCCATGATGATGACTCCTTCATTACCGTGAGACCGGACGGTCCCACCCAAGATCCCTTGTCTGCACGCGACTCCGCCTCGCGGCCCGTCGACAAGCTCGGGGATCGGTCTGGAGAGGAAGCATGCGAACTGCGCACAGGAGCGTGCGCAGACAAACAGTCAGTCTAGCACGGCCTCATCCCGTCCTTCGAATCGTCCGGGGGCTCGGCCTCAGCCCGCGACGGCACCGTTCGCGCGACTCGAAGCGTCGGCGGCACCGCGGCCCCACCGGAACGCGGAGACCGTGGGGTCGCCGGGGATCCAGAAGCGCCAGGGGAAGGCATCCGTTCCGGCGATGCCCGCCACCCCCACCCGCGGGCCCTGAGCCACCTCGGTCAACGGTTCACGGAGCCACAGCTCGGCCCTGGCGTCGTTCTGCGGCTCGCCGGTGATGGCGTCGACGCCGTCGTGGAGGGAGTGCCGCAGCCCCGCGGCCTGCCCGAGCCGTCCGGGCCCGCGCGCGAGGTCCCGCAGCGCGGTGCGGCCGAGCGGCAGTACGGCACGCCGCCGTCGGGCCGCTGCCTCCACCCCGGACACGACCTCCCCGGCACGCAGCAGCACCCCGTCGCCCTGCCCCTCGGGACCGCAGGCCACGTTGACGCAGGAGTGGATGCCGTGGCTCAGGTACACGTAGAGATGCCCCGGCTCGCCCCACATCGTGGCGTTCCGGGCCGTGCGCCCCATGCGCGCGTGGGACCCCGGGTCCGCCACCGACCCCGTGCCCTGTCCGTGATAGGCCTCCACCTCGGTGATCCGGATGCGGACCTCCGTGCGGCGTCCGTCCTCGAGGACCATCGTCCGCAGCTCCGCGCCGAGAAGGGTGGGGGCGACCTCGACGGCGGAACGCATCACGTCGTCGCGGGTCGCGCGACGCAGTGGCACGGCTTCCGTCATGTCAGAACCGCGGCGCCGTCTGGCACCAGGACGCGTCGAATCCGGTCAACGCCACGATCTCGTCCCCCGACCTCATGTCGATGAGGTGCGTCTCCAGGGTCTCCGGAAGCGGCAGCAGCATCCCGTCATAGGCGTTGTCGGCCATGTCGGGGGCGATCACCACGGCGGCGTACTGCCCGCTGGGTGACGCACACGCCTGGAGGATCGAGTCGGCGGAGCTGACCTCGACGAGCGGCGTGGCCTTCCCCGAATCGTCGACGCGGATCACGGCCTGTCCCACCGGGAGGCCGCCCTCATCCCGGGCGACGACGTGGCGCAGGGTGCCGCCGGGGAACGGGGTGATGGACGTTGCGGTGCCGTAGTCCGGCTCGGACGCGGCGAGCGGCTGCTCCGAACCGTCCGCGAGATTCAGCTCGACGACCGAGCCGTCGAGGCGCTCCACGATCGCGGTGTAGGTGCCGCGCGAGATGCCCTGGATGGTGGTGGCGAGGCCGAGCGACTGCACTCCGGTGTCGGCGGCGCGGTCCACGAGCGACAGCGCTCCGTCGAAGTCGATGAAGAGGACGGCGGCGCTGTCGGGCACGAACTGCCACACGAAGACACTCGCCTCCTTGTCGCCGACCTCGATGATGCGGGGCTCGCTGTCTCCGCTCAGCGACTGGGTGACCAGCACGCTGGCCCGCCCCTCGGTGTCGCTGAGCTCGCGATCGGAGTAGCTGTAACCGACGAGGTTGCCGCGCTCGGACACCTGGATCGCGCCGACGTTGCCCTCGCCGGGGAGCTTGAGCTCGCGCTCCCCGGTGCCGTCCCTGTCCATGACGAGCAGCCGGGAGCCGTCGTCCTCTTCGACCGCGGCCACGAGCTGCGTGGAGGTGGCACGGAAGTCGTTGATCCGCGGATGGGAGAAAACAGGCTGCGCGTTCTCGCCGCTCAGGTCGGTGCGGAAGATGATGTCGTCGCCATCCGGATCTCGACGGAGGAGGAAGATCGACGACGCGGGCGTCGTGAAGGACGTCGTCAGGTCGGCGGCGGGACCACCCCCCGCTCCGGTCACCCCGGCGACGGTGACCGTATAGGTCGTGTCGTCGTCGAGCGGCACGGTGAAGCGCACGCCGACGCCGCGCCCGGCCGCGTCGACGGTGAACGGCACGGAGGGCTCGACCGTCACCTGCTCGGGGTCGACGGCGGACAGCGCCTGATTCGCCGTGACGATGACGCGGCTGCCGGACGACTCGATGGCCTGTTCCGCGTCGACCTGGACCTCGGTGATCCGAGGCCCCTGCAGGAGGCTCACGATCCCCAGTCCGGCGCCGACGAGCACGAGCACGCCGATGACGGCACCGATCGTGACGAGGAAGCGGCGCCGGGACCACGGCGCCGACCGCGGCGCCTCATCCTCGACGGGAACATCGGTGCTGGGCGTCCAGCCCGGCTCCGACGCGTCTTCCCGATCGCGGCCCGCCGGCGGAACGGAGGTCGGCCCCGCGGGGGTGAACACCGGCTCCGGAGACTGCGGGATCGCGGGAATGCCGGCGGCCGACTCGGCGGCCTCGCGCTCCGCCGCCTCACGTTCCGCGGCGACCTCGCGATCGACCGCGGCCTGCTCCGCGGCGACCTCCGAGGCCATCCGGTCCACGGCCGCACGCTCAGCCGCGACCTGCTCCGCCTCGGCCTGCTCGGCCGCCGCGCGCTCCGCAGCAGTCTGCTCCTCTGCCGCGCGCTCCTCGGCCTCCCGGGCGGCGCGCAGCTCGGCGCGGGTCCGCGGGACGGCGGGCGGCTCGTGCCGCTCGTCGTCAGTACTCATACGGATCCTTCGGCTCGTCGATCGCCACGACATCCGTCGGCTCGATGTGCAGCGAACCGTCCTGGTCCGCGCGGACCGTCCCGGTGACCTCGACCCACTGGCCGGTCTTGTACGCGTCGGCATCGACGCTGACCGGCAGCGCGGCGGTCTGGGCGTCGATCACGCAATGCGTGATCACGAGACGGGTGAGATTGACGCCGTCTCCCTCACCGGGTGTGACGAAGCCGGTGAGCGTGACGTCGGCCCCGTCGTAGGCGGTGGTGTTCGTCGCGGCGGCGAAGACGCTCGCCCAGTCCCCGACCCCGAACGTCGAGGTGTCCGCGACGCCGAGGGCGACGGTGTCGGCGCCGGCGAAGAGCGCGGTCTCCTCCCCCGCACGCGACATCGCGAGTTCCACCGACAGCGATGCGGGCGGCAACACGAGCGCGGCCGCGACGACCCCCGTGGCCACGACACCGCCGGCGAGGGCGCCGACTCCCACGAGGGTGCGGCGCGAGGGGGCGGACGACCGCTCGCCGTCGTCGGCGGAGGTATGCCCCGCCTCCCCTGACGGCGACGGTGCCGGCGCATGGTCATGCCCATGGTCTTCCTCGGCGCCCAACGGCAGTGTGCACGACCAGATCGCTCCGGCGAGGGTGACGACCGCGGCCGCGCAGGCGAACCACACCGACTCCGGGCTGATGTAGAGCGTCAGGCGATCCGTGACCGCGAGGCCGATGGTCACGACGGCGACGACGGAGGCGAGACCGATCCCCAGCCACCGGGTGGCGAGGGCGCGGGAGCGGGCGGAGAACTCAGGCAAGGACGTTCACCCCGATCCCGATCGCGAAGGCCGCGGCCAGCACCACACCGGTGATCCCGACGAGGGTGCGGGCCGTGAACGTCGTGCGCATGAGCGCGAGCATCTTGATGTCGACGAGGGGTCCGACCAGGAGGAAGGCCACGAGCGCGCCAGAGGAGAAGGTCGACGCGAATGAGAGGGCGAAGAAGGCGTCGACGTTGGAGCAGATCGCCACGACGATCGCGAGCAGCATCATCGCGACGATGGACAGCACGGGGTTGGCGCCGATCGCGAGCAGCACGTCCCTCGGGATGAGCACTTGCACGGCTCCGGCCAGCGCCGACCCGATGACGAGTGCGGGCATCACGGCCCGCAGCTCGACGAGGAACTGCGTGAGGCTCCGGCGGACGGGCGTACCCGGTTCGTGCGTCACGCGCTCGCACGTGTCGACGAAGCGCTGCGTGAGCAGAGAGTCGGGCGAGAGGTGCCGGCTGTAGATCCAGCCGATGAGGTTCGCGATCAGGTAGCCGCCGACGAGGCGGGCGACGAGGATCCCGCCGTCCCAGCCGAAAGCGGCGTGCGTCGTGAGGATCACGATCGGGTTGACGATCGGCGCGGCGATGAGGAAGGTCAGCGCCTCGGCAGGCGCGAGCCCTCGCATCATCAGGCCGCGGGCGAACGGCACGTTGCCGCATTCGCAGACCGGGATGAGCATGCCCAGGAGGGAGAGCACCGCACGGCGGGCCCAGGCGCGCCGCGGCAGCCAGCGATGGATGACGTCGGCGGGGAGCCACACCTGCACGACGATCGACAGGAGCACGCCCAGCACGACGAAGGGCAGCGCCTCGATCAGCACGCTGAGCGCGAGCGTCAGGCCGTCCTGCGCGCGGGTCGGCAGCGAGGCCGGGAAGAGAGTGGGGAGGAACGCATCGATGAGGAACAGCGCCACGACGATCGCTGCCCCGATGCCGACGGCGATCCACGTCGAGCGGGGCGAGGGCGCTCGACGGTGCGTGTGGCCCGGACGGGTGGCCGTTCGTGCCGGGGCGGTCACGCTGTCGCAGCCCTCTCGGCATCGCGCCTATTCGCGCAGGGGGTGCAGAGACCGAAGATGTCGACGACGTGCGCCGCCTCGGTGAAGCCGTGCAGCGCCGCCGTCCGGTGTGCCCACTGCTCCACGTCCTTGGCCTCGATCTCGACGGTGAGGCCGCAGGAGCGGCAGATGAGGTGGTGGTGGTGCCCCTGGGTCGTGCAGGCGCGGTAGAGCGCCTCCCCCTCAGGACTCTGCAGGGAGTCGGCGTCTCCGGCAGCCGCGAGCCCGGCGAGGGCGCGGTACACCGTCGCCAGCCCGATCCCGGTGTTGTCGTCGCGAAGGGTCGCGTGCAGGCTCTGGGCGCTCACGAAACCGCGCGCGTCGGCGAGCGCTTCGCGCACGCGTTCGCGCTGCCAGGTGTTCCGCTGAGCCATGCCTTCGATTCTAGGCCGCCCGGATCAGCGAGGGCTGGGAGCCCCCGCCGCCTTCGGAGCGGCGTCAGACACGGGTCACACGGGAGCGGAGCCGCTGCACGACCCAGCACACGACATAGATCGTGAAGGACAGGGTGGTGATGTACGGGCTCACCGGCAGGGTTCCGGCGAGCGCGAGCAGGATGCCGCCGACGGCCGAGACGAACCCGAACAGCGCCGCCAGCAACGGCACCGCGACGGGTCCCGCCGTGACCCGCATGGCTGCGGCGGCCGGGGTGACCAGCAGCGCCATCACGAGCAGGGCGCCGATGATGTGCACGCTCACCGCGACGATGAGTCCCAGCAGCACCATGAACAGCAGGCTCACGGTCCGGGTGGGCACCCCGCGGGCGGCCGCCGACTCCGGATCGAGCGAGTCGAACCGAAGCGGGTTCCACATCACGAGCAGGCCGAGCAGCACCACGATGCTGATGCCGACGAGCCAGCCGAGGTCGGGACTCGACACCGACACGATCTGCCCCGTCAGCAGACTGAAACGGTTGGCGCTGCGGCCGTCGTACAGGGACAGGAACAGGATGCCGAGGCCGAGGCCGAACGGCATGAGCACACCCACGATCGAGTTGCGGTCGCGGGCTTTGGCGCCGAGCACCCCGATGAGGACCGCCGCCACGAGGGCTCCCCCGAGCGAGCCCAGCACGACGCTGCCGCCGAACAGCAGCGCCGCCGCCGCACCCGCGAACGACAGCTCGCTCACCCCGTGCACCGCAAAGGCGAGGTCGCGCTGCATGACGAACACCCCGATGAGACCGCCGACGAGGCCGAGCACGGCGCCCGCGATGATCGAGTTCGAGAGCAGGGCGACGAGCTCGCCGTAGTCCTGGAAGGAGAAGATGTCGTCCCAGCCGACCGTGGGGACGAGGGCGGACGCGACGGTCATGCGGCGCCCCCGTGCTCGTGGTCGTGGTGCGGCTCCGCGTCGGGGACGCCGACCACGACGAGCCGGTCACCAGCACGGAGCACGAACACCGGGGTGCCGTAGAGATCCGTCAGCACCCGGGTCTGCAGCACCTCCTCCGGGGTCCCGAGGAGGAACCTGCCCCCGGCGATGTAGAGGATCCGGTCGACACGGTTCAGGATCGGGTTGACGTCGTGCGTGACGAAGAGCACGGCGGCACCGCGCTCGCGCCGCTGCCGGTCGATGATGTCGGTGACGGCCACCTGGTTCGCCAGGTCGAGGTTCGACAGCGGCTCGTCGCACAGCAGCAGCGAGGGGTTGTCGGCCAGGGCCTGCCCGACGCGGAGGCGCTGCTGCTCCCCACCCGAGAGCAGCCCCACCCGGCGGTCCGCGTACGAGGTCGCCCCGACCGCGGCCAGCAGCGCGTCGACCTTGACCCGGTCGCCGCGATGCGGGATGGGGAAGCCGAAGCGGCTGCCCTGCACACCGAGCGCCACGAGGTCACGGGCTCGCATGCTCGTGTCGGGAGCGAGCGACCGCTGCTGCGGGATGTACCCGATGCGGGCGTTGCCGCGGTGCACGGGCTCGCCGGCCACGCGGATGCTGCCGCGGGACAGCGGCTGGAGTCCGAGGATGCTGCGAAGGAGCGTCGTCTTCCCGGAACCCGACGGCCCGAGTACGGCGATGAACTCGCCGGGCTGGACCGTGAGGTCGAGACCCGACCAGAGCTCGCGCTCGCCGCGCTGCAGGGCGCCGTCCGCGATCTCGAGGACCGGGCCGGTCCCGCTCGTCGGTCGCTGAGCCTGTGAACGGGCTCCGCTCACGACCGGACGGCGGCGGCGAGGCTCTGGATCGCGTCACTCATCCACTCAGAGTACGACGATCCGTCCTCGAGCAGCTCCGTGAAGGCGACCACGGGCACCCCGGCGTCCTCGGCAGCCTTCTCGACGCGCTCGGTCTCGGCGCCGCCGGTCTGGGCGTTGGTGAGCACGGCGGTCACCTCGCCGGACGCGACGACCCGGAGCGCCTCGAGCAGGACGGCCGGGGCGACGTCGCTGCCCTCTTCCACCGACTCGGCGAAGCCCTCCGGCGTGACATCGGTGAGCCCGGCGGCAGTGGCGAGGTAGCCCGGCAGCGGCTCGGTCATGAGCACGGTCGCACCGGCGGCGTCCGCCTTGATCGCCTCCAGGTCGCCCTCGAAGCCCTCGAGTTCCGCGACGAGCTCGTCCGCGTTCGTGCCGAAGGTGTCGGCGCCGTCCGGGTCGATCTCGGCGAGCTCGTCGGCGATGGCCTCGACGACGTGGATCATCGTGTGCGGGTCGAACCAGACGTGCTCGTTGAAGCCCTCGATGTGGTCGTGTCCGGCATGCTCGTCCTCGCCCTCGGCGTGTCCGTGGTCGTGCGGCTCCTCCGTCGCGGCTGCGTCGTCGGCGTGATCGTGGCCTTCGTCGTCCTCATGGCCGTCGTTGCCGGGGTAATCGTGCGAGAACTCCACGGCGGTGACGACGTGCGGATCCTGCGCGTCCTGAAGGAGGCTGTCGACGAACGCGTCGTACCCACCGCCGTTTTCCACCACGAGGTCGGCCTTCTGCAGCGTGAGGCGGTCGCGGGCGCTCGCCTCGTAGGAGTGCGGATCCTGCGACGCGGAGTCGATGATCGAGGTGACCTCGACCCGGTCGCCGCCGATCCGGGCGGCGAGGTCACCGTAGACGTTGGTGCTCGCGACGACCGTCACCGTTCCGTCGTCCGCCGCGCCCGGGGCGCTCGAGCAGCCGGCCAGGGAGAGGGCGGCGACGGAGGCGAGCGTGAGGGCGAGGGCGGGCTTCTTCATGATCCCACTCTAAACGCTAATGAGAACCATTATCAAACCGGCCCTCGCCCTTCGCGGCTCAACTCCCGAGCGGCCCGGGGGCGATCCACGCCGTGGCCTCGCCGGGAAGCTCGGACCCGTCGAGCGGCACCGTCGACAGCACGGCGTCCTCTGCAGCGCGTCCCAGGTCGAACGGTGCCGTGCCGAAGTTCGTCACGACCTCCCAGCCGTTCGGACGGCGGAACCGCAGGACGTCCTCCCGACCGGTGTCGACCCACTCCAGGGTTTCGCCGGTCTGCAGCAGCCGCCGCAGGCGCAGTGCCTCGCGGTAGAGGTTGAGGGTGGAGGCCGGGTCGGCGTCCTCCACCTCAACGGCATGCTGCGCGAACCAGGCGGGCTGCGGCAGATGCGCCCCGGCGGCGCCGAAACCGTACGAACTCCCGGACGCCGTCCACGGCAGGGGCACACGGCAACCGTCGCGACCGAGGCCGTCGAAGTCCGCCCCGCGGAAGAACCCCGGGTCCTGACGCTGCTCGGGGGCGATCTCCGCGACCTCGTGCAGGCCGAGCTCCTCGCCCTGATAGAGGTAGGCGCTGCCGGGGAGCCCGAGCAGCAGGAGGGTCGCCGCGTGGGCCCGACGGAGACCACCCTCGCGGTCGATTCCCTCCTCGGGGCCACCCGCACGCACCCACTCCGTGCCCTGCTTGACCGCGCGACCGCGCAGGGGCGGCAGGCCGTAGCGGGTGGCGTGCCTGGTCACATCGTGGTTCGACAGCACCCAGGTCGTCGAGGACCCGGCCGCCTGCGCCTGAGCGAGGTTGTCGGCGATGATGCGCTGGAAGTCCGCCGCGTCGAAGTCTGCCACGAGCAGATCGAAGTTGAAGGCCTGCCCGAGCCCTTCCGCGGAAGCGTACGTCGCGCGGCGTTCCGGGGTCTCCACCCACGCCTCGGCGACGGCGGTGCGCGGCGGGTCGTATTCGTTGAAGACCGCGCGCCACTGCGCGTAGATCTCGTGCACGTCGTCGCGGTCGATCATCGGGTGTGTGCCGGAGGTGCGGTCCATCGCGTCGAGCTCGGCGCGCGACGGCAGCGGCTCAGTGAGGTCCTTCGTCAGCATGTGCGCCACATCGATGCGGAATCCGTCCACGCCGCGGTCCGACCAGAAGCGGAGCGTCGTGAGGAAGTCCTCGCGCACCTCCGGGTGGTCCCAGTTCAGGTCGGGCTGCTCGACGGCGAAGTTGTGCAGGTACCACTGGCCGTCCGCAACGCGCTCCCAGGCGCTGCCGCCGAAGACCGAGACCCAGTCGGTGGGCGGCTCGGTGCCGCCGGGACCGGTGCCCTCGCGGAAGATGTAGCGCTCCCTGGCGGCGGAGCCGCGGCCGGCCGCCAGCGCCTCCTGGAACCACGCGTGCCGGTCGGAGGTGTGGTTCGGGACGATGTCGACGACCACGCGGATGCCCCGCGCATGCAGCGCCTCGACCATGGCGTCGAAGTCGTCGAGGGTGCCGAGCCGGGGGTCGACGTTCCGGTAGTCCGCCACGTCGTAGCCGCCGTCGGCAAGTTCGGACGGGTAGAACGGGCTCAGCCAGACCGCATCGATGCCGAGCTCGGCGAGGTAGTCGGCGCGGGACACGATGCCGGGGATGTCGCCCAGTCCGTCTCCATCGGCGTCGGCGAAGCTGCGCGGATAGATCTGGTACACGGCGGCCTGACGCCACCAGGTCGCGGTCTTGTCGTCTTCGCGGGTCGGGGTGAGCAGCGAATCGGTCATGAGGAAGAGGCTCTCCTTGTCTCTTGCGGGGGTCGGGTCAGCCCTTG harbors:
- a CDS encoding glycoside hydrolase family 13 protein, translating into MTDSLLTPTREDDKTATWWRQAAVYQIYPRSFADADGDGLGDIPGIVSRADYLAELGIDAVWLSPFYPSELADGGYDVADYRNVDPRLGTLDDFDAMVEALHARGIRVVVDIVPNHTSDRHAWFQEALAAGRGSAARERYIFREGTGPGGTEPPTDWVSVFGGSAWERVADGQWYLHNFAVEQPDLNWDHPEVREDFLTTLRFWSDRGVDGFRIDVAHMLTKDLTEPLPSRAELDAMDRTSGTHPMIDRDDVHEIYAQWRAVFNEYDPPRTAVAEAWVETPERRATYASAEGLGQAFNFDLLVADFDAADFQRIIADNLAQAQAAGSSTTWVLSNHDVTRHATRYGLPPLRGRAVKQGTEWVRAGGPEEGIDREGGLRRAHAATLLLLGLPGSAYLYQGEELGLHEVAEIAPEQRQDPGFFRGADFDGLGRDGCRVPLPWTASGSSYGFGAAGAHLPQPAWFAQHAVEVEDADPASTLNLYREALRLRRLLQTGETLEWVDTGREDVLRFRRPNGWEVVTNFGTAPFDLGRAAEDAVLSTVPLDGSELPGEATAWIAPGPLGS